In Palaeococcus ferrophilus DSM 13482, the genomic window CCCGCGAAAACCGTCGCAAGGCCGACGAGGAGGTACGCCATGAAAGTGAGCTGGAGTTTGAGGCTTAGGAGCTCGTGTATCGTCACCTTCTTCCTCACGAGCCTCGAGATTATCCGAATTCTGGGCGGTTTTTCCCTCGGTCTGGGGATAATGAGGGAGTGTATAAACTCAAAAGCATCCCTTCCCGAGCGTTCCACAAGCTCCCCCAGAGAGTAGAGGAATTCATCAACGGCCATGATTTCACCTCTTCAGCAGGTCGTTCGCACCCTGCTCACCGAGCAGCGCCAGCGCGGTGTCCTCGTCGAGGTAGAAAGGCACCTCATCAAGGTTGCCAAGGGAATATGTGCCGTAGGAGATGCCCCACACCTTGTACCCCGTTACTTTGTTGCCGCTCCCCGCGTAGTAGTCGAGGAAGTAGTAGTCAGCACTGCTCACGTCCGTAACCGGGAAACCCAGCGTTAGCATAAGGCTCAACAGCTTATTGTCGTAGTTCGCGTGGGGTATCATGAAGCTGACGAGGCCTATCGGGTAGTACTCATCCCCGTACTTGTAGTTCATCTCGTCCTGCATGGCGTGAGCGAGGGCAACGTAAGCGTCGTGGTTCTGGTCGCTTCCCTCGAGGCGCTCGAAGAACGACCAGCCGTCCGTTATTCCAAAGTAGCGCTGATCAAGGAGGCAGTCAATGAGGGGCTGGATGTCGTAGGCCCTCGACGGGAGTACGGCCCCGTTTGAAGACACGGGTATCTGCTCGACACTCCCCGTTGAGAGGGAGATGCCGCTGAAATATGAAGAGTCCTCCAGGGAGATTCCGTTGCTTTGGGGATATTTCCTGATAAAGATGTAATCGTAATATGGCCGTCTATTGGAGTTGTCACTATCCGTGACCAGGTACAGGTACCTAAGGGGCTGGACGTATGTGCGGCTGTAAGTATCGTCGTTCCTTCTGGTTAATACGTTCCCGTTTTCGTCGAGTGCATCTCTAAACGCCGCATCATAGTACGACCCTCCTTCCACCATGATGGCCTCGTATACATGGTACGTCTGTACATCGGCCCTGCCGCTGTCCCCCAACGTATAATAACTCCACCACGGTCTGTGAACCGCAAGACCATCACCGCTGCCCGAGTAGTCATCCGTAAACAGCAGCATGTAGCCACCCGAATCGTAAACCCCAATACCGCTGTCCCAATCCTGGTTTTTGTCGCCCTTCATCCTGAACCTCACGGCGTAGGAGCCAAAGTATCCAATATCCGTGGCCGTTCTTATTGCTTCCACATTGTTACCGCCATCAAAGTAGAGTTCCCCACTGGAAATCAAGGGGGTTCTCTCAACGCTGGCCCACTTATCGTCCCACGTCCCGTCCTCAAAGTCGTCGAAGAATATGAAAACGTCATCACCGTTGCCCTTGGTCGGTGCCCCTGAGCCAAAGTAGAGTGAGTACGTTTTGGATTCCCCGTTTGTTAGTGAGTCTCTGATCCATATAAGCGCCTTCTCGTTGGTCGGATCCCAGTACTCAATCCAGAAAGGAACGGGGTTGCAGTCCTGGTCATATATCGCAATGCTTGCCCCATTTTTAAATATGTCCGAATTGCCATCATTCCCAGCGTGCTGGAAGAGGAAGTCTACGAGCGACCCGTTGGCTAATTTGGATGAGGAAATGAGTATGGGAATCTGGTAATCCGAGAGATCAACGCCCATCCCATTGGTGACCGTAAGATTAAAGCGATAGTTCAGAGAGCTGCACCATCCCAGGCTTCCTAGGGAAGTATTCCCGAAGACGAGGACTCCCATGTCCCCCTCATTAAACACCCTACCGGGATCCACGGAAAGCCCATTACGGGTCGTGTTGACGATTATCGGCCTGGTAGTGACGTTGGGGTCACCCTCCTCAAGCACGTACGCGTCGGCACCATCAACGTAAGTGCTCCCGAAGAGTATCTTACCTGCCTCGGGTACCTGGGATAGTAGGCCTATGTAGTGATCCGATGAGGAGGAGCCGTTTCCATTGAGCACTTTGAAGGGCGGGGCCAGTTCAGGGAAGGAATACTCACACGCCCTCACGGAGCGCTGATACCTGCCCCCCGTCATGGCCGAGAACACCGGGTCCTCAAGACCCCTTATGTCTACGGTGGAGTAGGCGTAACCACCTGAGGAAGGCACCGGGCCGGTGTAAACCACCTTCCCCGAGGCGTCCGCTATGGTCACTTGGGGAATCCTTGCCTTTATTACGACGGTGAACGCATCCAGCGGTGCCACCTCAAGTTCAAGCGATGAGAGGATGTCCGAGGTGGAGGAGAGGGTGTACCCCTGATTCTGGAGTAGTGTCGTTACGTTCGACAGCCACACCGCTATAGTCTGGTCTTCAATTGTTCTGCTGAGGTCGTACCCGGTGATTGATGAGGAATTGCCAGTGAGGATTAGGTCTGCTATGGTGTTGTTGACCATGTAGTTCGGGCTTATGAACCTTCCGGTGACGGCGACGTAGTCCACAACGGCCACGACGGCCCTCTTGCCCGAGATTTCCAAGGCCTTTTGAAAATCGAGGTCGAGGAACGTTACTACATTGTAGGTTCTCTCAACCTGCGTTCTCTCGCTCTGGGCACGGATGATCTGAGAGGAGACGTCCTCATACGTAGCCAAGAGAAGCAGCATGGGGATTAAAAGGACGAGAACGGCCGAGTTAAGGAGGAATCCTCTCCGCTTCATCAGCCCTCCCTCCACACGCGGAGCGTTATTTGAACAGGCTGGAAGAGACCTGGGATATTACCCATCGAGGCGAAGTCAATCTTCACGGATTCCGGTAGCTGCACGAGTATTGGACTATCCTGGGTTCCATCACCACCGAGATTGTTGAAGAGCCTCACGAGGGCATCGTCAACCGCGTAGATATCCCTTCCGTCGAGGAGTTCCTGGGCCGTAACGGGACAGTAGGGCTCGTCCCCCGCGGTAATGTAGTGCGGGTTATCGTCACCATCCCAGTAGTATGTAATGTTGTATCCACCGCAGCCATCGCGAATGAACTTGGGGAAGACGTCGCCATAGCCGGCGTAGCCCTGGATGAAGAAGTTTATAACCGCCCTGCTCTCCCCCTCTCTGAAGCCATACTGGTTAACATCCGAGCTCTCCGCCACGTACGTATTGGTCTGACCAGGGATCATCATGTCGTCATTAAGCCTCGAGTAGGCCGCCCTTATCATGTAGATGTCCGAGTAATTGTTGTATATCACCTGACCGTTTTCCGAGAGGGTCGTGTAGGAGGAGGGTGTGTACGTTGTGAACTGGATTGCGGTCCATACGTCCACGTACCACGGATCAGCCACATCGGGGATAACGTAATCGAAGCTCATTCTCTGATACCTCACCCCAGAGGATGGCCCGCTGTACTGTATGTCCCCATAGTCTTTGAATATTGAAAGGGGAATCGAGTACCTGGTGGTCACAGTAGTTGGGATGTAATTGATATCAATGTACGATTCGCCATCACCATAGAGAACCCTGAGGCGGCCAGTAGTGTCATACTCAAAACGCCTAGTGCCCGGATTCCACCATGAATCCAACGCAATCACAATGCTGAAATATGTCCTGGAGAGCTCGTCAAGGCTGAAGCCGTATGATGCCAGGGCGTTCTCTATTTCCTCCGCCGTTATATCCGTGGTGACCTTCCCTGTGGTACTGACAGTTTTATGGATAAGCTCGTAGTAGTTTGAACCGAAGGAGTAGTACACCCTCACGTCCTGAACTCCCTCTGTAACGAGGTGGAGGGCTATTGAGGTTAAATTACCCGGAACAAATAGGGCGTTAAGGTAGTATATCCCTGCATAGCTCTGCACGTGGTAAAGTTCCCCATAGCGCCTTGCGGGGTCAAATATCGCGGAGTTGGCGGTTCTCGTCCGATACTGAACCGCCATAAGGGAACCGCTACCGTAACCCATCTCCTGACAGTAATTATTTGATGGAGAAAACACTGCCGTCAGGACGTTGTCCCCTCCCTGGAGGTAATCCTGTATATCCGGGTGGTATCCGGCACTTAAAGGATAGCCGTTGAGGGTGAACTGGGAGTTCTGGGCCCACGTTCTTTGAACCAACCTTATGTCCGCGGATATTGGCACGGCATCTCCTGGGAGTCTAAAGTGACTATTGACCCGTAGCTGGTTTGAGTAACCTCCATTGTAGAAGCACCCTGCCACAACTCTCTGTATGCCGAAGATGTCGAACCGCTCAAACGTAACCTTCGTCAGATACGCTCTCGCCATGTAGCCCCTCGGCGTCTGGTTGTAGGCGTAGCCGCTCATTATGAGGGTTGCGGGGGAGACATCGAAGGCCCTCGAGTAGTTGCTCCCCACCTTTCTTAAGTACGGGCTCGTGTAGTTGTTTATCAAAAGCTCGTAATTGTAACCCTCAAGGCTTGTGTTGAGGAGGTATCCAAGGATTATCTCGGCCTTCCGGGTGAGGTTCTCACTGGGATACACCTCAGCGGTTGCCCAGTAAGTGGCGGCTATATCAAGGGGACTCATCTCCTCCGTTACCAGACCACTCACGAGAATCCTCTGGTCCTTCCAATCATCGAGGACCGTCTGAGGGACGAGCTCCTTCAATGAGACGGTTCTCAGAGTTTTTAGAGTATCTTCAGCAAGGTACTTCTCCTGGTTCCGCTGGTAAGTTGAGTAGACGGCGCTGTTGCTCTCCACCACAAGGGCGCCGGTGATGAATATCGTGACCAGTAACAGGGAAAGAAGCGCATCGAGTGTAAACACAAACCCTCTTCTCTTCATGAGTCATCCCACACCCACAGTTTTATCATGAGCGGCTCGAACTTCGGGACGAGGATCGGGCCAAGAACACCGTGATCCGTCATCGTAAGCGGGGCATCAAAGTTGTTTTCAACGAGCCATACCTCAACGACCTTTGAACCGCTCTCCGTGTCGAACACATCGAAGACCGAACTGAGCGGAACCTTAACCGATGTTGAGTTGCCCTCATAGAATGCAGAACGGACCTCATCGTCCTCACGCCACGTG contains:
- a CDS encoding DUF2341 domain-containing protein; this encodes MKRRGFLLNSAVLVLLIPMLLLLATYEDVSSQIIRAQSERTQVERTYNVVTFLDLDFQKALEISGKRAVVAVVDYVAVTGRFISPNYMVNNTIADLILTGNSSSITGYDLSRTIEDQTIAVWLSNVTTLLQNQGYTLSSTSDILSSLELEVAPLDAFTVVIKARIPQVTIADASGKVVYTGPVPSSGGYAYSTVDIRGLEDPVFSAMTGGRYQRSVRACEYSFPELAPPFKVLNGNGSSSSDHYIGLLSQVPEAGKILFGSTYVDGADAYVLEEGDPNVTTRPIIVNTTRNGLSVDPGRVFNEGDMGVLVFGNTSLGSLGWCSSLNYRFNLTVTNGMGVDLSDYQIPILISSSKLANGSLVDFLFQHAGNDGNSDIFKNGASIAIYDQDCNPVPFWIEYWDPTNEKALIWIRDSLTNGESKTYSLYFGSGAPTKGNGDDVFIFFDDFEDGTWDDKWASVERTPLISSGELYFDGGNNVEAIRTATDIGYFGSYAVRFRMKGDKNQDWDSGIGVYDSGGYMLLFTDDYSGSGDGLAVHRPWWSYYTLGDSGRADVQTYHVYEAIMVEGGSYYDAAFRDALDENGNVLTRRNDDTYSRTYVQPLRYLYLVTDSDNSNRRPYYDYIFIRKYPQSNGISLEDSSYFSGISLSTGSVEQIPVSSNGAVLPSRAYDIQPLIDCLLDQRYFGITDGWSFFERLEGSDQNHDAYVALAHAMQDEMNYKYGDEYYPIGLVSFMIPHANYDNKLLSLMLTLGFPVTDVSSADYYFLDYYAGSGNKVTGYKVWGISYGTYSLGNLDEVPFYLDEDTALALLGEQGANDLLKR